The following DNA comes from Chitinophaga nivalis.
GAACGCCCGCAGCACCCTGAAAGTTCCTGCTACTTATAATGCCGGACAACGTCAGCTGGAACTGAATGGGGAAGCACTGTTTGAGGTAGCCGCGGCCGCAGGCCAGCCATTTATTGTATCCTCCGGTAACCTGCATATACAGGCACTGGGAACGGCCTTTAAAGTCCGGGCTTACACCTTTGATACCACGATGGCCGTATCGCTGCTGAATGGCCGCGTACAGGTGGCACAGGCGGGCGACAGTATGTTATTATTGCCGGGCGAACAGATAACGACCCGTAAAGAAGGCGCTGCATTTGATAAACACACTTTTGATATAAACAGGGAAACAGCCTGGCGTAGCGGCCGGTTGTCTTTTGATAAAGCTACGCTGGCCGAAGTAGCACATACACTGGAGTACTGGTATGGCGTAAAAGTAGTGGTGCAACCGGGGAAATATAAGCCCATACGGTTTAACGGCACCTTCACCAACAAAACACTGCAGGAAGTATTAACAGCCATCTGTTTTGTAAACGGACTTTCAACCACGGAAAAAAATGACACACTGTATATACAATCAACCAAACATTAGGTAAAGTTAAATCAACCGTTATGAAAAGAATATCCCTTATGGGGGCATGCTTCGCCGTGCTCTTATCATTCCTTTTGTTAAGCTGGGTGCAGGTGGCAGAAGGGTTGAAAGATAAAATCGACGTAGGTTTCAGACAAACCAAAGTATTGCAG
Coding sequences within:
- a CDS encoding FecR family protein yields the protein MDLQQYKAEDFILNDSFVRYCLRTNDADVQFWESWLNKHPHKQAEAAKAQSWLFKLNLRLTPEEKTAAFLELQTAIATENNLTPIIPIPRTRNRKRLLRIAAAVTLLLGAAAGSFFLRHAPRPIAAAYTIYQAGDSMRRHIQLPDGSAVLLNARSTLKVPATYNAGQRQLELNGEALFEVAAAAGQPFIVSSGNLHIQALGTAFKVRAYTFDTTMAVSLLNGRVQVAQAGDSMLLLPGEQITTRKEGAAFDKHTFDINRETAWRSGRLSFDKATLAEVAHTLEYWYGVKVVVQPGKYKPIRFNGTFTNKTLQEVLTAICFVNGLSTTEKNDTLYIQSTKH